Proteins from one Pseudomonas grandcourensis genomic window:
- a CDS encoding chemotaxis protein CheW produces the protein MLEHRTSNLTGLLLPLADRNLILPNVAVAELIDYQQPGTFDLDTPPWYLGLVKWRDRQIPLLSFESACAQKTVIGERARIVILNALGGRPELKFIALLVQGIPRSCKLDSQLSYVDVPLCSLEQAAVQVGEQVAKVPDLLALEALLVDAGLA, from the coding sequence ATGCTTGAACACCGCACCAGCAACCTCACCGGCCTGCTGCTGCCGTTGGCCGACCGTAACCTGATCCTGCCCAACGTCGCCGTTGCCGAGCTGATCGATTACCAGCAGCCAGGGACGTTCGACCTCGACACACCGCCGTGGTACCTGGGCCTGGTGAAGTGGCGCGACCGGCAGATTCCGCTGCTGAGTTTCGAGTCGGCATGCGCGCAGAAAACCGTTATCGGCGAACGCGCGCGGATCGTCATTCTCAATGCCCTGGGCGGGCGCCCCGAGCTGAAGTTCATCGCCCTGCTGGTGCAGGGAATTCCGCGCTCCTGCAAACTTGATAGCCAGTTGAGTTACGTGGATGTGCCGTTGTGTTCGCTGGAACAGGCAGCGGTGCAGGTGGGCGAGCAGGTGGCCAAGGTGCCGGATCTGTTGGCGCTGGAGGCGTTGTTGGTGGATGCGGGGCTCGCCTGA
- a CDS encoding Hpt domain-containing protein: MGDRHDYVALEWVKGEIAETLKQAHHAIENLLDDPQATQALDDCLACIHQVHGSLQMVEFYGAALLAEEMEHLAMALQGNRVSHRDEALHLLMQALGQLPIYLDRVQGARRDLPLVVLPLINDLRSARGESLLSETSLFSPQLPELPALDAQMLAQLEPAELPGVLRKLRQMLQMALVGFLREQDNDTNLDYLAKVFTRLEALCANAPLSPLWQVASALVEGMQRGAIANSPALRSLFKEADKELKRLLEQGMPGINQPAPPELLKSLLFYIAKAEHPTGQMLTMKERYSLDDALPDSAMVDEERARLAGPDRDAMRSVLAALCEELVRVKERLDLFVRSDRQHTSDLDSLLAPLRQIADTLAVLGFGQPRKVIIDQLAVVLSLAQGQREPNDAILMDVAGALLYVEATLAGMVGTVEPESQDDNRLPTTDLTQIHQIVIKEARICLQQAKDMIVDYIDADWDRQHLQALPALLTQVRGALAMIPLSRAASLVETCNHFIREHLLLEPGQPGWQELDSLADVISSIEYYLERLGDDPQAQGENLLDVAEKSLASLGFFPSEQHVPVLDDVLNPSDAQVMQMMQELDDPQVVQTLADVLASPVSSLNPPAQNTPGSLLPPPAGEEPVDEELREVFLEETDEVLEILREYLPRWSVNPDNRSALSELRRAFHTLKGSGRMVRALVLGELAWAVENLLNRVLENSVEPGATVQQLIGDVLHLLPELVAEYAANAQRQRNDVDQLAARAHALAKGDEPVSDEDTQDVSALDPLLLEIFRKEAETHLSSLNRFLDQATEHVPLQASDELQRALHTLKGSAYMAGVLPIAELAAPLDQLAREYKAHLIALDLDEVELLLEAEGLFRLGLRQLKRDPLAEIPGAQSLTERARTLLAERLENLLNTPNTGLRIKRDPQLINNFLAQGMDILLDAESLLLRWQQHPGERQELSALLDELTTLGEGAHLADLHPVDELCEALLDLYGAVEESSLAVSERFFHEAQGAHEALINMLDELAAGQEVSPQPQRIRALRELLDESLDPSAMGLIRSDGSRSLSIRELGTATAELEQSATAPGLDDEIVAIFLEEAVDILESAGQALQRWLRDSDNAAPLSSLQRDLHTLEGGARMAEVGPVGDLAHELESLYQGLVDRRYAFSDSLAVLLKQSHERLALYLEQLQLNQPLDDSRELIEAIRAYRQGHAGFSEAPRQAADNDSAAHDPELLEIFLEEGFDIIESSGAALERWQAQPSSRQEVETLLRDLHTLKGGARMVEIAAIGDLAHELEFLYEGLSSGVLQPTEPLFALLQRSHDRLAQMLDAARAGEPMPPADRLIDAIKNFSHPAVPEAPAPVATPATPKAEPLAPPSDAGADMVKVSAELLDDLVNLAGETSIFRGRIEQQVNDAQIALNEMETTIERMRDQLRRLDTETQGRILSRQQVDAERLGYEEFDPLEMDRHSQLQQLSRALFESASDLLDLKETLERRNHDTENLLQQQGRINTELQEGLMRTRMVPFERMLPRLQRIVRQVSSELGKDVDFIVDNAEGEMDRNVLERMAAPLEHMLRNAVDHGLESVEARLAAGKPAKGKITLDLLREGGDIIFDIRDDGAGVPLDAVRRKAIKRGLLAPDSVISDHDVLQFILQPGFSTAEKITQISGRGVGMDVVHEEVRQLGGTMSIDSVPGQGVHFRIRLPFTVSVNRALMVQCGEDQYAIPLNTIDGIVRVLPNELEGYFRFDSPTYEYAGQRYELCYLGELLKTSPRPKLLGQSLPLPVLLVQCNERHIAVLVDAMAGTREIVVKSLGPQFAAVQGVSGATILGDGRVVLILDLLAPIRAMQASVPQRSAGQEIEAEPQRPLLVMVVDDSVTVRKVTSRLLERHGMNVLTAKDGVDAMLLLEEHMPDLMLLDIEMPRMDGFEVATQVRNDERLQHLPIIMITSRTGQKHRDRAMAIGVNDYLGKPYQESVLLESIALWSKTHA; encoded by the coding sequence ATGGGTGATCGGCACGACTATGTGGCCCTCGAGTGGGTCAAGGGCGAGATTGCCGAAACGCTGAAACAGGCTCATCACGCGATTGAAAACCTGCTCGATGACCCGCAGGCGACCCAAGCGCTGGATGATTGCCTGGCATGCATCCATCAGGTCCATGGCAGTTTGCAGATGGTCGAGTTCTACGGCGCGGCGTTGCTCGCCGAAGAAATGGAACACCTGGCCATGGCCTTGCAAGGCAACCGTGTCAGCCATCGCGACGAGGCGTTGCACCTGTTGATGCAGGCCCTCGGGCAGCTGCCGATCTACCTCGACCGGGTGCAAGGTGCGCGTCGCGACTTGCCGCTGGTGGTGTTGCCCCTGATCAACGACCTGCGTAGCGCCCGGGGTGAAAGCCTGCTGTCGGAAACCAGCCTGTTCAGCCCGCAATTGCCCGAGTTGCCAGCGTTGGACGCACAAATGCTGGCGCAGCTGGAACCGGCTGAGTTGCCCGGTGTGCTGCGTAAGCTGCGGCAGATGCTGCAAATGGCGCTGGTCGGATTCCTGCGTGAACAGGACAACGACACCAATCTTGATTATCTGGCCAAGGTCTTCACCCGCCTCGAAGCACTGTGCGCCAACGCCCCCCTGAGCCCGTTATGGCAGGTGGCATCGGCGCTGGTCGAAGGCATGCAGCGCGGTGCGATCGCCAACAGCCCGGCCTTGCGCAGCCTGTTCAAGGAGGCCGACAAGGAACTCAAGCGCCTGCTCGAACAAGGCATGCCCGGCATCAATCAACCGGCCCCGCCGGAGCTGCTCAAAAGTTTGCTGTTCTATATTGCCAAGGCCGAACATCCCACCGGGCAGATGCTGACCATGAAAGAACGCTACTCACTGGACGACGCGCTGCCCGACAGCGCGATGGTCGATGAAGAACGCGCGCGGCTGGCCGGTCCCGACCGTGACGCCATGCGCTCGGTGCTGGCGGCGCTGTGCGAAGAGCTGGTGCGGGTCAAGGAGCGCCTGGACCTGTTCGTGCGCAGTGACCGCCAGCACACCTCCGACCTCGACAGCCTGCTTGCGCCGCTGCGGCAAATCGCCGACACCCTGGCGGTGCTAGGTTTCGGCCAGCCGCGCAAGGTGATCATCGATCAACTGGCGGTGGTGCTCAGCCTCGCTCAGGGCCAGCGCGAACCCAACGATGCGATCCTCATGGACGTTGCCGGGGCCCTGTTGTACGTCGAAGCGACGCTGGCCGGCATGGTCGGTACCGTGGAGCCGGAGAGTCAGGACGACAACCGCCTGCCGACCACCGACCTGACGCAGATCCATCAGATCGTGATCAAGGAAGCCCGCATCTGTTTGCAGCAGGCCAAGGACATGATCGTCGACTACATCGACGCCGATTGGGATCGCCAGCATTTGCAGGCGCTGCCGGCCTTGCTGACCCAGGTGCGCGGCGCGCTGGCGATGATTCCGTTGAGCCGGGCGGCGAGCCTGGTCGAAACCTGCAATCACTTTATCCGCGAGCACCTGCTGCTCGAGCCGGGTCAACCGGGCTGGCAGGAACTGGACAGCTTGGCCGACGTGATCAGCAGCATCGAGTACTACCTCGAGCGCCTCGGCGATGACCCGCAGGCCCAGGGTGAAAACCTGCTCGATGTTGCGGAAAAAAGCCTGGCGAGCCTCGGATTTTTCCCCAGTGAGCAGCACGTGCCCGTGCTGGATGATGTGCTCAACCCGAGCGATGCGCAGGTCATGCAGATGATGCAGGAGCTGGATGATCCACAGGTCGTCCAGACCCTGGCCGATGTGCTCGCCAGCCCGGTTTCGAGCCTGAACCCGCCCGCGCAGAACACCCCGGGCAGCCTGCTGCCGCCGCCCGCAGGCGAAGAGCCGGTGGACGAGGAACTGCGCGAAGTGTTCCTCGAAGAAACCGACGAAGTCCTGGAGATCCTGCGCGAGTACTTGCCGCGCTGGTCGGTCAACCCTGACAACCGCTCGGCCCTGAGCGAACTGCGCCGCGCCTTCCATACCCTCAAGGGCAGTGGCCGCATGGTGCGCGCCCTGGTGTTGGGCGAGCTGGCCTGGGCCGTGGAAAACCTGCTCAACCGTGTACTGGAAAACAGTGTGGAGCCGGGCGCTACGGTGCAGCAACTGATCGGTGATGTGCTGCATCTGCTGCCGGAGTTGGTGGCCGAATACGCCGCCAATGCCCAGCGACAGCGCAACGATGTCGATCAATTGGCCGCCCGTGCCCATGCCCTGGCCAAGGGCGATGAACCGGTGTCCGATGAGGATACGCAAGATGTCTCGGCCCTCGACCCGCTGTTGCTGGAGATCTTCCGCAAAGAGGCCGAAACCCATTTGAGCAGCCTCAATCGCTTCCTTGATCAGGCCACCGAACATGTGCCGTTGCAGGCCAGTGACGAATTGCAGCGCGCCTTGCACACCCTCAAGGGCAGCGCCTATATGGCCGGTGTGTTGCCGATTGCCGAGCTGGCCGCGCCGCTGGATCAACTGGCCCGGGAATACAAGGCGCACCTGATCGCGCTGGATCTGGATGAAGTCGAATTGCTGCTGGAAGCTGAAGGGCTGTTTCGCCTCGGCTTGCGCCAGCTCAAACGCGATCCGCTGGCGGAAATTCCCGGTGCCCAGAGTTTGACCGAGCGCGCCAGAACGCTGCTGGCCGAACGCCTGGAAAACCTCCTGAACACACCGAACACCGGGCTGCGGATCAAGCGCGATCCGCAACTGATCAACAACTTCCTCGCCCAGGGCATGGACATCCTGCTGGACGCCGAAAGCCTGTTGCTGCGTTGGCAGCAACACCCCGGCGAACGTCAGGAGCTCAGCGCGCTGCTGGACGAGTTGACCACCCTCGGCGAAGGCGCCCATCTGGCCGACCTGCACCCGGTGGATGAATTGTGCGAAGCGTTGCTCGATCTGTACGGTGCCGTGGAAGAAAGCAGCCTGGCGGTCAGCGAGCGGTTTTTCCATGAAGCACAGGGTGCCCACGAAGCGCTGATCAACATGCTCGACGAACTGGCCGCCGGCCAGGAAGTCAGCCCGCAACCGCAACGGATCAGGGCCCTGCGCGAGCTGCTCGATGAGAGCCTTGACCCGTCGGCCATGGGCCTGATCCGCAGCGATGGCAGCCGCAGCCTGAGCATCCGTGAATTGGGTACGGCTACCGCCGAGCTTGAGCAGAGTGCGACCGCGCCAGGGCTGGACGATGAAATCGTTGCGATCTTCCTTGAAGAAGCGGTGGATATCCTCGAAAGCGCTGGCCAGGCCTTGCAGCGCTGGTTGCGCGACTCGGACAACGCCGCGCCGCTGTCGTCCCTGCAACGGGATCTGCACACTCTCGAAGGCGGCGCGCGCATGGCCGAGGTCGGGCCGGTCGGCGATCTGGCCCATGAACTGGAAAGCCTTTACCAGGGCCTGGTGGATCGTCGTTATGCCTTCAGCGACTCACTGGCGGTGTTGCTCAAACAGAGCCATGAGCGACTGGCGTTGTACCTCGAACAGTTGCAGCTCAACCAGCCACTGGACGATTCCCGTGAGCTGATCGAAGCCATTCGTGCCTACCGTCAAGGGCATGCGGGTTTCTCTGAGGCACCCCGACAGGCAGCCGACAACGATTCGGCTGCGCACGATCCGGAATTGCTGGAGATCTTCCTCGAGGAAGGTTTCGACATCATCGAAAGCTCCGGGGCGGCGCTGGAGCGCTGGCAGGCCCAGCCTTCGAGTCGTCAGGAAGTGGAAACCCTGCTGCGCGACCTGCACACCTTAAAGGGTGGCGCGCGCATGGTGGAAATCGCCGCGATTGGCGATCTGGCCCATGAACTGGAGTTCCTCTACGAAGGCCTGTCCAGCGGCGTGCTGCAACCGACGGAGCCGTTGTTCGCGTTGTTGCAGCGCAGCCATGACCGCCTGGCGCAGATGCTCGATGCGGCCCGCGCCGGAGAGCCGATGCCACCGGCGGACCGCTTGATCGATGCGATCAAGAACTTCAGCCACCCGGCCGTGCCTGAAGCGCCCGCGCCGGTTGCGACGCCGGCCACGCCCAAGGCCGAGCCGCTGGCGCCGCCGTCCGATGCCGGCGCAGACATGGTCAAAGTCTCGGCAGAGCTGCTCGACGATCTGGTCAACCTGGCCGGTGAAACCTCGATCTTCCGTGGCCGGATCGAACAGCAGGTCAATGATGCGCAAATCGCCCTGAATGAGATGGAGACCACCATCGAGCGGATGCGCGACCAGTTGCGCCGCCTCGACACCGAAACCCAGGGACGGATCCTCAGCCGCCAGCAAGTCGACGCCGAACGCCTGGGCTACGAGGAATTCGACCCGCTGGAAATGGACCGCCATTCGCAATTGCAGCAATTGTCCCGGGCGCTGTTCGAATCGGCCTCCGACTTGCTCGACCTCAAGGAAACCCTCGAGCGACGCAATCACGACACGGAAAACCTGCTGCAACAGCAGGGCCGCATCAACACCGAATTGCAGGAAGGCCTGATGCGCACGCGCATGGTGCCCTTCGAACGCATGCTCCCGCGTTTGCAGCGCATCGTCCGGCAGGTGTCCAGTGAACTGGGCAAGGACGTGGATTTCATCGTCGACAACGCCGAAGGCGAGATGGATCGCAACGTTCTCGAACGCATGGCCGCGCCGCTGGAACACATGCTGCGCAACGCCGTCGACCATGGCCTGGAGTCCGTCGAAGCGCGGCTGGCGGCGGGGAAACCGGCCAAGGGCAAGATCACCCTCGATCTGCTGCGCGAAGGCGGCGACATCATTTTCGACATCCGCGACGACGGCGCCGGTGTGCCGCTGGACGCGGTGCGGCGCAAGGCGATCAAGCGCGGCCTGCTCGCCCCGGACAGCGTCATCAGTGATCACGACGTGTTGCAGTTCATCCTGCAACCGGGGTTTTCCACCGCCGAAAAAATCACCCAGATCTCCGGGCGCGGCGTCGGCATGGACGTGGTGCACGAAGAGGTGCGGCAACTGGGCGGCACCATGAGCATCGACTCGGTGCCCGGGCAGGGCGTGCATTTCCGCATTCGCCTGCCGTTTACCGTATCGGTCAACCGGGCGCTGATGGTGCAGTGCGGTGAGGACCAATACGCGATCCCGCTCAATACCATCGACGGCATCGTGCGCGTCCTGCCCAATGAACTCGAAGGGTATTTCCGTTTCGATTCGCCGACCTACGAATACGCCGGGCAACGTTACGAGCTGTGCTACCTGGGTGAGCTGCTGAAAACCAGCCCGCGTCCGAAGCTGTTGGGCCAGAGCCTGCCATTGCCGGTGTTGCTGGTGCAGTGCAACGAGCGGCACATCGCGGTGCTGGTGGACGCCATGGCCGGTACTCGCGAAATCGTGGTCAAGAGCCTGGGCCCGCAGTTTGCGGCGGTGCAAGGGGTGTCCGGGGCGACGATTCTCGGGGACGGCCGGGTGGTGCTGATTCTGGATTTGCTGGCGCCGATCCGCGCCATGCAGGCCAGTGTACCCCAGCGCTCGGCGGGGCAAGAGATCGAGGCCGAACCGCAGCGCCCGCTGCTGGTGATGGTGGTCGACGACTCGGTCACCGTGCGCAAGGTCACCAGCCGCTTGCTCGAACGCCACGGCATGAACGTGCTGACCGCCAAGGACGGGGTCGATGCCATGCTGCTGCTGGAAGAGCACATGCCCGACCTGATGCTGCTGGACATCGAGATGCCGCGCATGGATGGCTTCGAAGTCGCGACCCAGGTGCGCAACGACGAACGCCTGCAACACCTGCCGATCATCATGATCACCTCCCGCACCGGGCAGAAACACCGCGACCGCGCCATGGCCATCGGCGTCAACGACTACCTGGGCAAGCCGTACCAGGAATCGGTGCTGCTCGAAAGCATCGCCTTGTGGAGCAAGACCCATGCTTGA
- a CDS encoding methyl-accepting chemotaxis protein, producing the protein MEGSRSRSQIIVLFIALIVFIMLLFANFAYLNTQAIYDKQYIGHAGELRVLSQRIAKNATEAAAGKAAAFKLLSDARNDFAQRWGYLKKGDPATGLPPAPATVRPEMRAVQQDWERLLKNTDAILSSEQTVLSLHQVAATLAETVPQLQVEYEKVVEILLQRGAPAAQVAMAQRQSLLAERILGAVNTVLAGDENSQQAADAFGRDATQFGKVLNGMLQGDPALKVSQVEDHDARARLAEISELFEFVSGSVDEILETSPELFKVRESASNIFSLSQTLLDEASHLASGFENMVGGRTTDTIGGYVLGLLALASIILIGMVMVRETNRQLRETAEKNERNQNAIMRLLDEIEDLADGDLTVTASVTEDFTGTIADSINYSVDQLRDLVATINLTAGQVAAAVQETQATAMHLAQASEHQAQQISEASMAINDMAESIDQVSANAAESSAVAERSVEIANKGNEVVHNTIHGMDNIREQIQDTAKRIKRLGESSQEIGDIVSLIDDIADQTNILALNAAIQASMAGDAGRGFAVVADEVQRLAERSSAATRQIETLVRAIQTDTNEAVISMEQTTTEVVRGARLAQDAGVALEEIEGVSKTLAALIQSISNAAQQQTSSAGQISLTMNVIQQITSQTSSGSTATADSIGNLAKMASQLRRSVSGFTLPDAKAQVVDKA; encoded by the coding sequence ATGGAAGGGTCGCGCAGCCGGTCGCAGATTATCGTGCTGTTCATCGCGCTGATCGTCTTCATCATGCTGCTGTTCGCCAACTTCGCGTACCTCAACACCCAGGCTATCTACGACAAACAGTACATCGGCCACGCCGGCGAACTGCGCGTGCTGTCCCAGCGTATTGCCAAGAACGCCACCGAAGCCGCCGCCGGCAAGGCTGCCGCGTTCAAGTTGCTCAGTGATGCGCGCAACGATTTTGCCCAGCGTTGGGGTTATCTGAAGAAGGGTGACCCGGCCACTGGCCTGCCGCCAGCCCCTGCCACCGTGCGTCCAGAGATGCGCGCGGTGCAGCAGGACTGGGAGCGCCTGCTGAAAAACACCGATGCGATTCTCTCCAGCGAACAAACCGTACTGTCGCTGCATCAGGTCGCTGCGACCCTGGCCGAAACCGTGCCGCAGTTGCAGGTCGAGTACGAAAAAGTCGTCGAGATACTCCTGCAGCGGGGCGCCCCGGCGGCCCAGGTGGCCATGGCCCAGCGGCAGTCGCTGCTGGCCGAACGGATCCTCGGCGCGGTCAACACGGTGTTGGCCGGCGACGAAAATTCGCAGCAGGCCGCCGATGCGTTCGGGCGTGATGCGACGCAGTTCGGCAAGGTGCTCAACGGCATGCTCCAGGGCGACCCGGCGCTCAAGGTCAGCCAGGTCGAAGACCACGACGCCCGTGCGCGACTCGCGGAAATTTCCGAGCTGTTCGAGTTCGTCTCGGGCTCGGTGGACGAGATCCTCGAAACCTCGCCGGAACTGTTCAAGGTTCGCGAATCGGCCTCGAACATTTTCAGCCTGTCGCAAACCCTGCTCGACGAAGCCTCACACCTGGCCAGCGGTTTCGAAAACATGGTCGGCGGGCGCACCACCGACACCATAGGCGGCTATGTGCTGGGCTTGTTGGCGCTGGCTTCGATCATCCTGATCGGCATGGTGATGGTGCGTGAAACCAATCGTCAGTTGCGCGAAACCGCCGAGAAAAACGAGCGTAACCAGAACGCGATCATGCGCTTGCTCGACGAAATCGAAGACCTGGCCGACGGCGACCTCACGGTGACCGCCTCGGTGACCGAAGACTTTACCGGCACCATCGCCGACTCGATCAATTACTCCGTCGACCAGTTGCGCGATCTGGTCGCGACCATCAACCTCACCGCTGGCCAGGTCGCCGCCGCCGTGCAGGAAACCCAGGCCACCGCCATGCACCTGGCCCAGGCGTCGGAACATCAGGCCCAGCAGATTTCCGAGGCCTCCATGGCGATCAACGACATGGCCGAGTCCATCGACCAGGTGTCAGCCAACGCGGCGGAATCTTCGGCGGTTGCCGAACGCTCGGTGGAAATCGCCAACAAGGGCAACGAGGTGGTGCACAACACCATTCACGGCATGGACAACATTCGCGAGCAGATTCAGGACACCGCCAAACGCATCAAGCGCCTGGGCGAGTCCTCACAGGAAATCGGCGACATTGTCAGCCTGATCGATGACATTGCCGACCAGACCAACATCCTGGCCCTCAACGCGGCCATCCAGGCGTCCATGGCCGGTGACGCCGGCCGCGGTTTCGCCGTGGTCGCCGATGAAGTGCAGCGTCTGGCCGAGCGCTCGTCCGCCGCTACCCGGCAGATCGAAACCCTGGTGCGGGCGATCCAGACCGATACCAACGAAGCGGTCATCTCCATGGAGCAGACGACGACTGAAGTGGTGCGCGGCGCTCGTCTGGCGCAGGATGCCGGTGTGGCCCTGGAAGAAATCGAAGGCGTCTCCAAGACGCTCGCGGCGTTGATCCAGAGCATTTCCAATGCGGCGCAACAGCAGACGTCGTCGGCCGGTCAGATTTCCCTGACGATGAACGTGATCCAGCAGATCACCTCGCAGACGTCGTCGGGTTCCACCGCCACGGCCGACAGCATCGGTAACCTGGCGAAAATGGCCAGTCAGTTGCGTCGCTCGGTGTCCGGTTTCACCTTGCCGGATGCCAAGGCGCAGGTTGTGGACAAAGCTTGA
- a CDS encoding chemotaxis protein CheW: MNEALTAFELLLQIDQRCRLLAANLPSQPTRRDSWSGIGFRLGEHWYVAPMSEISEVLHEPRSTQLPGVKPWVKGVANLRGRLLPVMDLCGFFGHELSAVRRQRRVLVVEHEEVFAGLLVDEVFGLQHFAQESLEPVPADELKGPVAAFVKGRFQREQCWQVFSPFALTQSQGFMNVAV; this comes from the coding sequence ATGAACGAGGCGCTGACGGCTTTCGAACTTCTGCTGCAGATCGACCAGCGCTGTCGTCTGCTGGCGGCGAACTTGCCGTCCCAGCCGACCCGGCGGGACAGCTGGAGCGGCATCGGTTTTCGCCTGGGCGAGCACTGGTATGTTGCACCCATGAGCGAAATCAGCGAAGTCTTGCACGAGCCGCGCTCCACTCAGCTACCGGGAGTCAAACCCTGGGTCAAGGGTGTCGCCAACCTGCGCGGGCGTTTGCTGCCAGTCATGGATTTGTGCGGCTTCTTCGGGCACGAGCTTTCGGCGGTGCGCCGACAGCGACGGGTGTTGGTGGTGGAACATGAAGAGGTGTTTGCCGGGTTGCTGGTCGATGAAGTCTTTGGCCTCCAGCACTTTGCCCAGGAAAGCCTGGAGCCGGTGCCGGCAGACGAGTTGAAGGGCCCGGTGGCGGCGTTCGTCAAAGGCCGGTTTCAGCGCGAGCAGTGCTGGCAGGTGTTCAGCCCGTTTGCGTTGACACAGTCCCAGGGGTTCATGAACGTCGCGGTGTAA
- the pilH gene encoding twitching motility response regulator PilH — protein MARILIVDDSPTEMYKLTGMLEKHGHEVLKAENGADGVALARQEKPDAVLMDIVMPGLNGFQATRQLTKDPETGHIPVIIITTKDQETDKVWGTRQGAKDYLTKPVDEDTLIKTLNNVLAG, from the coding sequence ATGGCACGTATTCTGATCGTCGATGATTCGCCGACCGAAATGTACAAACTGACCGGCATGCTGGAAAAGCACGGTCATGAAGTGTTGAAAGCCGAAAACGGCGCCGACGGCGTGGCCCTGGCCCGCCAGGAAAAGCCCGATGCGGTCCTGATGGACATCGTCATGCCCGGCCTCAACGGCTTCCAGGCGACCCGCCAGCTGACCAAAGACCCGGAAACCGGACACATCCCGGTGATCATCATCACCACCAAGGATCAGGAAACCGACAAGGTCTGGGGCACGCGCCAGGGCGCCAAGGACTACCTGACCAAGCCGGTCGATGAAGACACCCTGATCAAAACCCTGAACAACGTGCTGGCCGGTTGA
- the pilG gene encoding twitching motility response regulator PilG: protein MEQHPSALKVMVIDDSKTIRRTAETLLKNVGCEVITAIDGFDALAKIADNHPGIIFVDIMMPRLDGYQTCALIKNNSAFKSTPVIMLSSKDGLFDKAKGRIVGSDQFLTKPFSKEELLDAIQAHVPGFAAVLPQ from the coding sequence ATGGAACAGCACCCCAGCGCCTTGAAGGTCATGGTGATCGACGATTCGAAGACGATCCGTCGCACCGCCGAAACGCTGCTCAAGAACGTGGGTTGTGAGGTCATCACGGCCATCGACGGTTTTGATGCCCTGGCCAAGATTGCCGACAACCACCCCGGCATCATCTTTGTCGACATCATGATGCCGCGCCTGGATGGCTATCAGACCTGCGCCCTGATCAAGAACAACAGCGCGTTCAAGTCCACGCCGGTGATTATGCTGTCGTCCAAGGACGGGCTGTTCGACAAGGCCAAGGGGCGCATCGTCGGCTCCGACCAGTTTTTGACCAAGCCGTTCAGCAAGGAAGAATTGCTTGATGCGATCCAGGCCCATGTTCCTGGCTTCGCCGCCGTTTTGCCGCAGTAG
- the gshB gene encoding glutathione synthase, which produces MSVRVGIVMDPIASISYKKDSSLAMLLAAQKRGWELFYMEQRDLYQGEGQARARMRPLQVFANPEKWFELGAESDALLSDLDVILMRKDPPFDMEFVYSTYLLEQAERAGVLVVNKPQSLRDCNEKLFATLFPQCTPPTVVSRRADVLREFAAKHGDVILKPLDGMGGTSIFRHRAGDPNLSVILETLTALGAQQIMGQAYLPAIKDGDKRILMIDGEPVDYCLARIPAQGETRGNLAAGGRGEARPLTDKDRWIAAQVGPTLREKGLLFVGLDVIGEHLTEINVTSPTCIREIDNAFGTDIGGLLMDAIDQKLKAR; this is translated from the coding sequence ATGAGCGTTCGCGTCGGGATTGTCATGGACCCTATCGCCAGCATTTCCTATAAAAAGGATAGCTCGCTGGCCATGCTGCTGGCCGCGCAGAAGCGTGGCTGGGAGCTGTTCTATATGGAACAGCGCGACCTGTATCAGGGCGAAGGCCAGGCTCGCGCCCGGATGCGTCCGCTGCAGGTTTTCGCCAACCCGGAAAAATGGTTCGAACTGGGCGCCGAAAGCGATGCGCTGCTGAGCGATCTGGATGTGATCCTGATGCGCAAGGATCCGCCGTTCGACATGGAGTTCGTCTACTCCACTTATTTGTTGGAACAGGCCGAGCGCGCTGGCGTGCTGGTGGTCAACAAGCCGCAAAGCCTGCGCGACTGCAACGAGAAGCTGTTCGCCACGCTGTTCCCGCAGTGCACGCCGCCGACCGTGGTCAGCCGCCGCGCCGACGTGTTGCGTGAGTTCGCCGCCAAACACGGCGACGTAATCCTCAAGCCGCTGGACGGCATGGGCGGCACGTCGATTTTCCGTCACCGTGCGGGCGATCCGAACCTGTCGGTGATCCTCGAAACCCTGACCGCCCTCGGCGCCCAGCAGATCATGGGCCAGGCCTACCTGCCGGCAATCAAGGACGGCGACAAGCGCATCCTGATGATCGATGGCGAGCCTGTGGATTATTGCCTGGCGCGGATTCCGGCCCAAGGCGAAACCCGCGGCAACCTGGCCGCCGGTGGCCGTGGCGAAGCCCGCCCGCTGACCGACAAGGACCGCTGGATCGCCGCGCAAGTCGGCCCGACCCTGCGTGAAAAAGGCCTGCTGTTCGTTGGCCTGGACGTGATCGGCGAGCACCTGACCGAAATCAACGTCACCAGCCCGACCTGCATTCGCGAAATCGATAACGCGTTTGGCACCGACATCGGCGGCCTACTGATGGACGCCATCGATCAGAAGCTCAAGGCACGTTGA